In Mugil cephalus isolate CIBA_MC_2020 chromosome 20, CIBA_Mcephalus_1.1, whole genome shotgun sequence, the following are encoded in one genomic region:
- the LOC124997245 gene encoding SUMO-conjugating enzyme UBC9-like, whose protein sequence is MSGIALSRLSQERKAWRKDHPFGFVAVPTKNPDGTMNLMNWECAIPGKKGTLWEGGLYKLRMLFKDDYPSSPPKCKFEPPIFHPNVYPSGTVCLSILEEDKDWRPAITIKQILLGIQELLNEPNIQDPAQAEAYTIYCQNRMDYEKRVRAQAKKFAPT, encoded by the exons ATGTCTGGCATCGCTCTGAGCAGACTGTCCCAGGAGAGGAAGGCCTGGAGGAAAGACCACCCGTTT GGCTTTGTTGCCGTGCCGACCAAGAATCCAGATGGAACCATGAACCTGATGAACTGGGAGTGTGCCATCCCCGGAAAGAAAGGT ACTCTGTGGGAGGGAGGACTCTACAAACTGAGGATGCTGTTCAAAGACGACTACCCGTCCTCCCCACCCAAAT GTAAATTTGAGCCTCCCATCTTCCACCCCAACGTTTACCCCTCAGGGACCGTGTGTCTGTCCAtcctggaggaggacaaggacTGGAGACCAGCCATCACCATCAAACAG ATCTTGCTGGGGATCCAGGAGCTGCTGAACGAGCCGAACATCCAGGACCCGGCTCAGGCTGAAGCCTACACCATCTActg tcagAACAGGATGGACTATGAGAAGCGGGTCCGAGCTCAGGCCAAGAAGTTTGCCCCCACATAG